A genomic stretch from Argiope bruennichi chromosome 2, qqArgBrue1.1, whole genome shotgun sequence includes:
- the LOC129958301 gene encoding aldehyde dehydrogenase, dimeric NADP-preferring-like — protein sequence MESYSQIVKTARNAFNKELTKPLDFRIKQLKAFHRMLEENGEDLIQAISKDLKKPRTEALLAEVETTKNQINGALYDIYKWVQPEKTEKNLILMLDKTYIVPQPYGVVLIIGAWNYPFLLVSSPLLGAIAAGNCAIVKPSEKAPETSKILKKLIPQYLNKECYHVVTGGVSETTSLLKERFDYIFYTGSPPVGKKIREASNKYLTPVTLELGGKSPVYIDDEVDMELAVKRIVWGKMLNLGQTCVAPDYVLCSKKTEARFIEIAKKTLLEFFGEDPESSPDLARIVNEDHFHRVVKFLSCGKIAVGGDYNAKENYIAPTILIDVKETDSVMQEEIFGPLLPIITVQSPDEAIEFINKREKPLTLYLFTTNKDLLRKFEISTSSGSMCVNDTMVHLSVDTLPFGGVGMSGMGTYQGKYTFDTFSHKRSVLVRSLNVFGEYMGKARYPPYSETKNKILKTFLVKRPNIIPSFVPKLLIFLLGMIAAFILKEVLELSSNGSHPRPL from the exons CTTTCATCGAATGCTAGAAGAAAACGGCGAGGATTTGATACAAGCCAtaagtaaagatttaaaaaag ccTAGAACAGAAGCGCTACTTGCTGAAGTTGAAACAACAAAAAACCAGATCAACGGTgctttatatgatatttacaaATGGGTTCAACCAGAAAAG acagagaaaaatctcattttaatgcTGGACAAAACATACATCGTACCGCAACCTTATGGCGTAGTGCTCATCATAGGAGCGTGGAATTATCCTTTCCTCTTGGTGTCTTCTCCGTTACTTGGTGCCATAGCTGCGGGAAATTGCGCCATCGTGAAGCCATCTGAAAAAGCTCCTGAGACTTCCAAAATTCTGAAGAAACTCATTCCTCAATACTTGAATAAG gaATGCTATCATGTGGTCACTGGGGGAGTTTCGGAAACGACATCCCTTCTGAAGGAgagatttgattatattttttatacggGCTCACCAcctgttgggaaaaaaataagagaagcCTCAAACAAATATCTAACTCCTGTTACTTTGGAACTTGGCGGGAAAAG ccCAGTATATATCGATGATGAAGTCGACATGGAGCTTGCTGTCAAACGAATTGTTTGGGGTAAAATGCTAAACTTAGGACAAACATGCGTTGCTCCCGATTACGTTCTGTGTTCAAAGAAAACAGAAGCCAGATTTATTGAAATAGCCAAGAAGACATTGTTAGAATTCTTTGGGGAAGATCCTGAATCATCCCCAGACTTAGCAAGAATTGTCAACGAAGATCACTTTCA TCGAGTTGTGAAGTTCCTAAGTTGTGGAAAAATTGCTGTTGGCGGTGACTACAATGCTAAGGAAAACTATATTGCTCCAACTATTCTTATTGATGTCAAAGAGACAGATTCAGTGATGCAGGAAGAA ATATTTGGTCCTCTGTTGCCAATAATTACCGTTCAGAGTCCTGATGAAGCAATAGAGTTTATTAACAAAAG GGAGAAACCATTAACTTTGTACTTATTTACCACGAATAAAGATCTTTTGAGGAAATTTGAAATCTCAACGTCAAGTGGCAGCATGTGTGTCAATGATACGATGGTTCACCTCTCAG tggatACTCTACCTTTCGGAGGAGTTGGAATGAGTGGAATGGGAACCTATCAAGGAAAATATACTTTTGATACGTTTTCTCACAAGAGATCTGTTCTTGTCAGGTCACTGAATGTATTCGGAGAATACATGGGaaa AGCTCGGTATCCACCTTATTctgaaacaaagaataaaattttaaagacttttcttGTTAAAAGACCAAATATTATTCCTTCTTTCGTGCCCAAGCTTCTCATTTTCTTGTTGGGGATGATTGCGGCTTTCATACTGAAAGAAGTCTTAGAA CTATCTTCCAACGGATCCCACCCCAGGCCCTTGTGA